One Setaria viridis chromosome 3, Setaria_viridis_v4.0, whole genome shotgun sequence DNA window includes the following coding sequences:
- the LOC117849062 gene encoding uncharacterized protein: MEVSRAAIRGIRESLSTVQGSLLRLEVVVLLSALILAVLVLYGSANRRSSDKLLRGAMWMAYSMSYVVVSYAVGIIQDGPFRGEAFVLWAAALLLIQASAYSAPVHSRRDVDQRKKLLLQHVLQTGLVLWLIANATGRNASYRAAIWAFWALNVLKTAAKIAEMIETSRPDMSVKVVAEYMAVEEDSTSGDDQPPDPATMRGYRYIFHGEEVMEPVVHDGVRHARDNMLSQSTDMSVVTIDQVYRWIDEQPYSDFEKDRARDFCLAFALFKLLKRRFYGYVPAEAGSDKARDLVLIGLIHAGATGPDAAFRVVEAELAFLYDFFYTRNIVLLGARTYICVAVAVAGLTMWTAFFGTLGPGYHRPHLGVRDLDRAVTVLVVVITAGLEVFQAVAGFSSNWRYVKTVYRCVRDGRPWSKRRRSHLWWKESITPPTTRYWEEKAGQYVLLKRFRHRPWNLLSWLTLYLVEPRRQGQKRGRRKPLPPEVRRAVLLSLKHSHCQLSNGVRALRKHHLLPRLAWACRLPRLTDQILAWHVVTTACEWYYDGGRPAGRATAGDEHHRLTATMLSNYCAYLVAFVPEMLPDPSNNAEQIFDSAVQQAGDHFDGCTTASDILHRLEQIEAAELPCVQEGGTYESAGSATVIERAAVLWGQLKWAVPSDARRWEVLAEFWTEFLLFLAPSDNVDIHAEMLGAGGEFMTQLWALLSHAGVLERPPVMHRQDGLSGMLDFPGQRY, encoded by the coding sequence ATGGAAGTGAGCCGCGCAGCCATACGTGGCATCAGGGAGAGCCTGAGCACGGTGCAGGGAAGCCTGCTTCggctggaggtggtggtgctccTGAGCGCGCTGATCCTCGCCGTCCTGGTGCTCTATGGCTCGGCGAACCGCCGGAGCAGCGACAAGCTGCTCCGCGGCGCCATGTGGATGGCCTACTCCATGTCCTACGTCGTGGTCTCCTACGCCGTCGGGATCATCCAGGACGGGCCCTTCCGTGGCGAGGCGTTCGTGCTCTGGGCGGCCGCGCTGCTCCTCATCCAGGCGAGCGCCTACTCGGCGCCCGTGCACAGCCGCCGCGACGTCGACCAGCGcaagaagctgctgctgcagcacgtcCTCCAGACGGGCCTCGTGCTCTGGCTCATCGCCAACGCCACCGGCCGCAACGCCAGCTACCGGGCCGCCATCTGGGCGTTCTGGGCGCTCAACGTGCTCAAGACGGCCGCCAAGATCGCCGAGATGATCGAGACCAGCCGCCCCGACATGTCCGTCAAGGTCGTCGCCGAGTACATGGCCGTCGAAGAGGACTCCACCTCCGGCGACGATCAGCCGCCTGACCCCGCCACCATGCGAGGGTACAGGTACATCTTCCACGGCGAGGAGGTCATGGAGCCCGTCGTCCACGACGGCGTCCGCCACGCCCGGGATAACATGCTCTCCCAGAGCACCGACATGTCGGTCGTCACGATCGACCAGGTGTACCGGTGGATCGATGAGCAGCCGTACAGCGATTTCGAGAAGGACAGGGCCAGGGACTTCTGCCTCGCGTTCGCCCTGTTCAAGCTGCTGAAGCGGCGGTTCTACGGGTACGTTCCCGCGGAGGCCGGCTCCGACAAGGCGCGCGACCTTGTCCTGATCGGGCTCATCCACGCCGGCGCCACCGGCCCCGACGCCGCGTTCCGCGTCGTCGAGGCGGAGCTCGCCTTCCTCTACGACTTCTTCTACACCCGGAACATCGTGCTGTTGGGGGCCAGGACGTACAtctgcgtcgccgtcgccgtggcgGGGCTGACCATGTGGACGGCCTTCTTCGGCACGCTGGGCCCCGGCTACCACCGCCCCCACCTCGGCGTGCGCGACCTCGACCGCGCCGTCACGGTGCTCGTCGTCGTGATCACCGCGGGGCtcgaggtgttccaggcggtggCCGGCTTCTCCTCCAACTGGAGGTACGTCAAGACGGTGTACCGGTGCGTGCGCGACGGCCGGCCGTGGTcgaagcggcggcggagccacCTCTGGTGGAAGGAGAGCATCACGCCGCCGACGACCCGGTACTGGGAGGAGAAGGCCGGCCAGTACGTGCTCCTGAAGCGGTTCCGCCACCGGCCATGGAACCTGCTCTCGTGGCTGACGCTCTACCTGGTGGAGCCGCGGCGGCAGGGCCAGAAGCGGGGCCGGAggaagccgctgccgcccgaGGTGAGGCGAGCCGTGCTCCTCTCGCTGAAGCATAGCCACTGCCAGCTCAGCAACGGCGTCAGGGCCCTGCGGAAGCATCATCTGCTGCCGCGCCTGGCGTGGGCGTGCAGGCTCCCCAGGCTCACCGACCAGATCCTGGCGTGGCACGTCGTGACCACGGCCTGCGAGTGGTATTACGACGGCGGCCGCCCGGCTGGCCgggccaccgccggcgacgagcatcaCAGGCTCACCGCGACGATGCTGTCCAACTACTGCGCCTACCTGGTGGCTTTCGTGCCGGAGATGCTGCCGGACCCGAGCAACAACGCCGAGCAGATCTTCGACTCGGCGGTGCAGCAGGCGGGGGACCACTTCGACGGCTGCACGACGGCGAGCGACATACTGCACAGGCTCGAGCAGATCGAGGCGGCAGAGCTGCCGTGCGTGCAGGAGGGCGGCACGTACGAGAGTGCAGGGAGCGCCACCGTGAtcgagcgggcggcggtgctgTGGGGGCAGCTCAAGTGGGCCGTGCCCTCCGACGCGCGGCGGTGGGAGGTGCTGGCGGAGTTCTGGACGGAGTTCTTGCTGTTCCTCGCGCCGTCGGACAACGTGGACATCCACGCCGAGATgctcggcgcgggcggcgagttCATGACGCAGCTCTGGGCGCTGCTGTCTCACGCTGGCGTCCTGGAGCGACCGCCGGTCATGCATCGGCAGGATGGGCTGAGTGGCATGCTTGATTTCCCGGGTCAGCGATACTGA
- the LOC117849899 gene encoding thioredoxin H-type — protein MASSGAEAAPAPAPAPVGPAEGSVIAIHSLDEWSIQIEEAISKNKLVVIDFTASWCPPCRTIAPIFADMAKKNSNVVFLKVDVDEMKAIAEQFSVEAMPTFLFMKEGEVKDRVVGAAKDELAVKLELHMAQ, from the exons ATGGCGTCTTCGGGTGctgaggcggcgccggcgccggcgccggcaccggtgGGACCGGCGGAGGGCTCTGTGATTGCGATCCACAGCCTGGACGAGTGGAGCATCCAGATCGAGGAGGCCATCAGCAAAAACAAGCTG GTAGTGATCGACTTTACCGCATCATGGTGCCCGCCATGCCGCACCATCGCTCCAATTTTCGCTGACATGGCCAAGAAGAACTCAAATGTTGTTTTCCTGAAGGTCGATGTTGATGAAATGAAG GCCATTGCTGAGCAATTCAGTGTTGAGGCCATGCCAACCTTCCTGTTCATGAAGGAGGGCGAAGTCAAGGACAGGGTTGTCGGTGCAGCAAAGGATGAGCTGGCCGTGAAGCTTGAGCTCCATATGGCCCAGTAG
- the LOC117849063 gene encoding jacalin-related lectin 3, producing MPSTSCLLLPLLLLLLAAAAAAGGGLSVHEALFDAWCAEHGKAYATPEERAARLAVFADNAAFVAAHNARANAVGGSPPSYTLALNAFADLTHEEFRAARLGRLAVGRVGATLRSAGAPVFGGLDGGVAAVPDAVDWRKKGAVTKVKNQGSCGACWSFSATGAIEGINKIKTGSLVSLSEQELIDCDRSYNNGCGGGLMDYAFKFVIKNGGIDTEDDYPYRQADGTCNKNKLKRRVVTIDGYSDVPSNKEDLLLQAVAQQPVSVGICGSARAFQLYSQGIFDGPCPTSLDHAVLIVGYGSEGGKDYWIVKNSWGERWGMKGYMHMHRNTGASSGICGINMMPSFPTKTSPNPPPSPGPGPTKCNLLTYCPEGSTCCCSWRILGLCLSWSCCGLDNAICCKDNRYCCPHDYPICDTVRAQCLRANGNFSGIEGIKKKQSFSKVPSWNGQVRESSSLGCFQVSSTVNAGTCLWPVWFGLGILCSSHPINWQSIKAINGKSPIVVGPWGGTGGYPWDDGVYSTIRQIVITHGAAIDSIRIEYDLKGRSVWSETHGGTDGSSQADKVKLDFPDEALVSVSGHYGSVCGTPVIIRSLTFQSNSSKYGPFGTEDGTPFSLPVSSGKIIGFHGRSGSYLNSIGFYLKQVHFPNPLNSPATPRSLPSEHIRNGYSFTGDDTGADMVLAVRDRGDSYAVYASNEPKQQYVNPSPDYSDGAVWNKMVSFPSYYGDKGAAAMNSTHTYGPWGGSGGTIFDDGVYTGVWQINLTRAVGISSMKVLYDRNGQAVWGNKHGFSGGVPPDKIVFDFPSEVLTHITGFLDSAIIMGPTVVRSLTFHTNKRTYGPYGDESGTYFSTSFTNGRIVGFHGREGWYIDGIGVHVQEGKVAPQRFVSRPTTPTSPSLHYNMLAQAQSNTYTNDEVAYGMVKEPVPMGPGPWGGEGGRPWDDGVYTGVKQIYIMRGAFIGSIQVEYDRSGYSVWSARHGNSGHITHRVKLDYPHEVLTCVYGYHNTSREDGPRVLRSLTFVTNRGKYGPFGDEFGAYFSSAMTEGKVVGFHGRSGQHLDAIGVHMQHWLGDRRPAPKYVLSKYLF from the exons ATGCCCTCCACctcctgcctcctcctccccctgctgctgctgctgctcgcggcAGCAGCCGCCGCTGGCGGGGGCCTGTCGGTACACGAGGCACTGTTCGACGCGTGGTGCGCGGAGCACGGCAAGGCCTACGCCACGCCCGAAGAGCGCGCCGCGCGGCTCGCCGTGTTCGCGGACAACGCGGCCTTCGTCGCGGCGCACAACGCCCGCGCCAACGCCGTCGGCGGGTCGCCCCCGTCCTACACGCTCGCGCTCAACGCCTTCGCGGACCTCACGCACGAGGAGTtccgcgccgcgcgcctcggCCGCCTCGCGGTCGGGCGGGTCGGGGCGACGCTCCGGAGCGCCGGCGCGCCCGTGTTCGGGGGactcgacggcggcgtcgccgcggTGCCCGACGCGGTCGACTGGAGGAAGAAAGGGGCCGTCACCAAGGTCAAGAACCAGGGCAGCTGCG GAGCTTGTTGGAGCTTTTCAGCTACAGGTGCTATAGAAGGAATAAACAAAATCAAGACGGGCTCACTGGTCAGCCTTTCTGAACAGGAACTAATTGACTGTGACAGGTCATATAATaacggctgtggtggtggcctCATGGATTATGCTTTTAAGTTTGTGATTAAAAATGGTGGAATTGATACGGAGGATGATTATCCCTATCGTCAAGCAGATGGAACATGTAACAAGAACAAG CTGAAAAGGCGGGTTGTGACAATTGATGGTTACTCTGATGTCCCTTCAAACAAAGAAGACTTGTTGCTCCAGGCTGTTGCCCAGCAACCAGTTAGTGTAGGAATATGTGGCAGTGCACGAGCATTTCAGCTATACTCTCAG GGTATCTTTGATGGTCCATGTCCGACATCTCTTGATCATGCTGTGTTAATCGTGGGTTATGGTTCCGAAGGTGGCAAGGATTACTGGATTGTGAAAAATTCTTGGGGTGAAAGGTGGGGAATGAAGGGCTACATGCATATGCATCGAAACACTGGTGCTTCCAGTGGTATCTGCGGTATAAACATGATGCCATCATTTCCAACCAAAACAAGCCCGAATCCTCCTCCTTCACCAGGCCCTGGCCCAACCAAATGCAATCTGCTTACCTACTGTCCTGAAGGATCCACCTGTTGTTGCTCGTGGCGCATCTTGGGCTTGTGCCTTTCTTGGAGCTGCTGCGGACTGGACAATGCAATTTGCTGCAAGGACAACCGTTACTGCTGCCCTCATGATTATCCTATTTGCGATACAGTTCGTGCCCAGTGCCTCAGG GCCAATGGTAACTTTTCTGGTATTGAAGGAATCAAGAAGAAGCAGTCTTTCTCTAAAGTTCCCTCTTGGAATG GCCAA GTCAGAGAATCGAGTTCCCTTGGTTGCTTTCAGGTCTCCTCTACCGTTAACGCTGGCACCTGTTTGTGGCCAGTGTGGTTCGGCCTTGGCATCCTTTGCTCTAGTCATCCTATAAATTGGCAG AGTATCAAAGCCATTAACGGGAAGAGCCCCATAGTGGTTGGGCCTTGGGGAGGGACAGGAGGATATCCTTGGGATGATGGTGTGTACTCGACAATACGCCAGATTGTGATCACCCATGGTGCAGCTATTGACTCTATAAGGATTGAGTATGATCTGAAAGGAAGATCAGTTTGGTCAGAGACTCACGGGGGTACTGATGGAAGCTCCCAAGCAGATAAG GTGAAGCTAGATTTTCCAGATGAAGCCCTTGTGTCTGTAAGTGGACACTATGGATCAGTCTGTGGGACTCCAGTGATCATAAGATCACTGACATTTCAGAGCAACAGTTCAAAGTATGGACCTTTTGGCACCGAAGATGGGACGCCTTTCTCACTTCCAGTGAGCAGTGGGAAGATCATTGGATTTCATGGAAGGTCTGGGTCATATCTCAACTCAATAGGCTTCTATCTGAAGCAAGTGCATTTTCCAAATCCATTGAATTCTCCCGCCACACCCAGAAGCCTCCCAAGTGAACACATTAGAAATGGATACAGCTTCACTGGGGATGATACTGGAGCTGACATGGTCCTTGCTGTGCGAGATAGAGGCGACAGCTATGCTGTTTATGCTAGCAATGAACCTAAGCAGCAGTATGTAAACCCATCACCGGACTACAGTGATGGAGCTGTCTGGAACAAG ATGGTTTCTTTCCCTAGTTACTATGGAGATAAAGGAGCTGCAGCCATGAACAGCACTCACACTTATGGTCCCTGGGGTGGAAGTGGTGGCACCATCTTTGACGATGGTGTATACACCGGTGTGTGGCAGATTAATTTGACACGTGCAGTGGGAATTTCTTCTATGAAGGTGCTGTATGATCGAAATGGGCAGGCAGTATGGGGTAACAAGCATGGATTCAGTGGAGGTGTTCCACCTGACAAG ATAGTATTCGATTTCCCATCAGAGGTGTTAACTCATATAACCGGGTTCTTGGATTCAGCAATAATCATGGGCCCAACTGTGGTCAGATCGCTCACATTCCACACAAACAAGCGAACATACGGACCGTATGGGGATGAGAGTGGGACATACTTCTCCACAAGTTTTACCAATGGAAGGATAGTAGGATTTCATGGCAGGGAGGGGTGGTACATCGATGGCATTGGAGTTCATGTCCAGGAAGGCAAGGTAGCACCACAGCGATTTGTTAGCAGACCGACGACCCCTACTAGTCCATCACTGCATTACAACATGCTTGCTCAAGCGCAGAGTAATACATATACAAACGACGAG GTTGCTTATGGCATGGTGAAAGAACCGGTTCCAATGGGACCAGGGCCATGGGgcggggagggaggccggcCATGGGATGACGGCGTCTACACCGGGGTGAAACAAATCTACATCATGAGAGGCGCTTTCATCGGGTCGATTCAGGTCGAGTATGACCGGAGTGGCTACTCCGTCTGGTCTGCAAGGCATGGGAACAGCGGCCACATAACCCACAGG GTGAAGCTGGACTACCCTCACGAGGTGCTGACGTGCGTGTACGGCTACCACAACACGAGCAGGGAGGACGGGCCCCGGGTCCTGAGGTCGCTGACGTTCGTCACCAACCGGGGCAAGTACGGGCCATTCGGCGATGAGTTCGGCGCCTACTTCTCgtcggcgatgacggaggggAAGGTGGTGGGATTCCACGGCCGGAGCGGGCAGCACCTGGACGCCATCGGCGTGCACATGCAGCACTGGCTCGGGGACAGGAGGCCTGCCCCCAAGTACGTGCTGTCCAAGTACCTCTTCTGA